A stretch of the Ficedula albicollis isolate OC2 unplaced genomic scaffold, FicAlb1.5 N00570, whole genome shotgun sequence genome encodes the following:
- the LOC101820976 gene encoding sodium/potassium-transporting ATPase subunit alpha-3-like, translating into MVTGDHPITAKAIAKGVGIISEGNETVEDIAARLNIPVSQVNPRDAKACVIHGTDLKDMSSEQIDEILQNHTEIVFARTSPQQKLIIVEGCQRQVGHPKNGPGDPQNG; encoded by the exons ATGGTGACCGGTGACCACCCGATCACGGCCAAGGCCATCGCCAAAGGCGTCGGCATCATCTCCGAGGGCAACGAGACCGTGGAGGACATCGCGGCGCGGCTCAACATCCCGGTCAGCCAGGTGAACCCCAG GGATGCCAAGGCCTGCGTGATCCACGGCACCGACCTGAAGGACATGAGCTCGGAGCAGATCGACGAGATCCTGCAGAACCACACCGAGATCGTCTTCGCCCGCACCTCGCCCCAGCAGAAGCTCATCATCGTCGAGGGCTGCCAGAGACAGgtggggcaccccaaaaatgggcCCGGGGACCCCCAAAATGG
- the LOC101821170 gene encoding sodium/potassium-transporting ATPase subunit alpha-3-like, translated as MSPKSRCTAFDKSSPTWVALSHIAGLCNRAVFKGGQENVPILKRDVAGDASESALLKCIELSSGSVKVMRERNKKVAEIPFNSTNKYQVPKKNPPQNPPFSARFWGKLGVIFMASFG; from the exons ATGTCCCCCAAATCCCGAT GCACCGCCTTTGACAAGAGCTCGCCCACCTGGGTGGCGCTGAGCCACATCGCCGGGCTCTGCAACCGCGCCGTCTTCAAGGGGGGGCAGGAGAACGTGCCCATCCTCAAG CGGGACGTGGCCGGGGACGCCTCGGAGTCGGCGCTGCTGAAATGCATCGAGCTCTCCTCGGGCTCCGTCAAGGTGATGCGGGAGCGGAACAAGAAAGTGGCCGAGATCCCCTTCAACTCCACCAACAAGTACCAGgtacccaaaaaaaacccaccccaaaatccccctttTTCGGCGCGATTTTGGGGTAAACTTGGGGTGATTTTTATGGCAAGTTTTGGGTGA